In Cupriavidus taiwanensis, the following proteins share a genomic window:
- a CDS encoding NAD(P)-dependent oxidoreductase produces the protein MSTTPTPVTVAFIGVGAMGSHMVRHLLAAGHTVRAFVRRPEAAEAARALGAEPFFTPAEAARGASVVFTNVTSSEDVREVLLGAQGVIHGAAPGTICVDHSTISPIVTREIAAALAARGIEALDCPVSGGTMGAEAGTLTIMVGGKAEMLERVRPLLELLGKTITHIGDHGAGQVAKLCNQIAQVVNIEGIAEAMRFAAAQQVDTGRVFEAMATGMAGSRMLDLMGPKMVARNFAAGIEARLHDKDFGLARDIAEEIGLELPAMQATSAQLRALMARGWGKDDTSSLLRVLED, from the coding sequence ATGAGCACCACTCCCACCCCCGTCACCGTCGCCTTTATCGGCGTGGGCGCCATGGGCTCGCACATGGTGCGCCACCTGCTGGCCGCCGGCCACACCGTGCGCGCCTTCGTGCGCCGCCCGGAAGCCGCCGAGGCCGCGCGCGCGCTGGGGGCAGAACCGTTCTTCACGCCCGCCGAGGCGGCGCGCGGCGCCAGCGTGGTCTTCACCAACGTGACCTCGTCCGAAGACGTGCGCGAGGTGCTGCTGGGCGCGCAGGGCGTGATCCACGGGGCCGCGCCCGGCACCATCTGCGTCGACCACAGCACCATCTCGCCCATCGTCACGCGCGAAATCGCCGCGGCGCTGGCCGCGCGCGGCATCGAGGCGCTGGACTGCCCGGTCTCGGGCGGCACCATGGGCGCCGAGGCCGGCACGCTGACCATCATGGTCGGCGGCAAGGCCGAGATGCTGGAACGCGTGCGCCCGCTGCTCGAGCTGCTCGGCAAGACCATCACCCATATCGGCGACCACGGCGCGGGCCAGGTCGCCAAGCTGTGCAACCAGATTGCCCAGGTGGTCAATATCGAAGGCATTGCCGAAGCGATGCGCTTTGCCGCCGCGCAGCAGGTCGATACCGGCCGCGTGTTCGAAGCCATGGCGACCGGCATGGCCGGCAGCCGCATGCTCGACCTGATGGGTCCCAAGATGGTGGCGCGCAACTTTGCCGCGGGCATCGAGGCGCGGCTGCACGACAAGGACTTCGGTCTGGCGCGCGACATCGCCGAGGAAATCGGCCTGGAACTGCCGGCGATGCAGGCCACCTCGGCGCAACTGCGCGCCCTGATGGCCAGGGGCTGGGGCAAGGACGATACCTCGTCGCTGCTGCGCGTGCTGGAGGACTGA
- a CDS encoding alpha/beta hydrolase produces the protein MTDPDLLARLASLPSQDPAFYDREYNNRANVPDNPAHLARWAQWSAQVRGRRAFLADLSYAGADSRHASGETLDYFPAQRANGALPPLLVFVHGGYYRALDKHDHSFVAGALPALGVSVAVVNYTLVPAATVPEIVQQVLRSVAWLYRQADRLGHDPQRLFVAGHSVGGHLVAMLMAARWPQFGADLPAGLIRGGLSVSGLYDLEPLRRAAFLQCDLKLSEADVARLSPAYMAPAGDAPLAIAVGELEAAEYHRQHALIRAAWPAKVAHPAASDLVLPDCHHFNVLDSLASADGALTQAVLRLVER, from the coding sequence ATGACCGACCCAGACTTGCTTGCGCGCCTTGCCAGCCTGCCTTCGCAGGACCCCGCCTTCTATGACCGCGAGTACAACAACCGCGCCAATGTGCCGGACAACCCGGCCCATCTTGCGCGCTGGGCGCAGTGGTCCGCGCAGGTGCGCGGGCGCAGGGCGTTCCTGGCGGACCTGAGCTATGCCGGCGCGGACTCGCGCCATGCGTCGGGCGAGACCCTGGACTACTTTCCCGCGCAGCGCGCCAACGGCGCCTTGCCGCCGCTGCTGGTGTTCGTGCACGGCGGCTATTACCGCGCGCTGGACAAGCACGACCACAGCTTCGTCGCCGGCGCGCTGCCGGCGCTGGGGGTGTCGGTGGCCGTGGTCAACTACACGCTGGTGCCGGCGGCGACGGTGCCGGAGATCGTGCAGCAGGTGCTGCGCAGCGTGGCCTGGCTGTATCGGCAGGCGGACCGTCTCGGCCATGACCCGCAGCGGCTGTTCGTGGCGGGGCATTCGGTGGGCGGCCACCTGGTGGCGATGCTGATGGCCGCGCGCTGGCCGCAGTTCGGAGCCGACCTGCCTGCAGGGCTGATCCGGGGCGGGCTCTCGGTCAGCGGGCTGTACGACCTGGAGCCGCTGCGACGCGCGGCCTTCCTGCAGTGCGACCTGAAGTTATCGGAAGCCGATGTCGCGCGGCTGTCGCCCGCGTACATGGCCCCCGCCGGCGATGCGCCACTGGCGATCGCCGTGGGCGAGCTGGAGGCGGCCGAATACCACCGCCAGCATGCGCTGATCCGCGCGGCGTGGCCGGCCAAGGTGGCGCATCCGGCGGCGAGCGACCTGGTGCTGCCGGACTGCCATCATTTCAACGTGCTGGACAGCCTGGCCAGCGCGGACGGCGCGCTGACGCAAGCGGTGCTGCGGCTGGTGGAGCGCTGA
- a CDS encoding helix-turn-helix domain-containing transcriptional regulator, producing the protein MRSRPHDEAMAELYHSDPALALEVINGILADGDQAELLVVLRQMAQAFGGVQAVAERAHLNPTQLYRTLSPKGNPALSSLSAILEAMGMRLAVQPLNTSAHAT; encoded by the coding sequence ATGAGAAGCAGGCCCCATGACGAGGCGATGGCCGAGCTGTACCACAGCGATCCGGCTCTGGCGCTGGAGGTCATCAATGGCATCCTGGCCGATGGTGACCAGGCAGAGTTGCTGGTCGTGCTGCGCCAGATGGCGCAGGCCTTTGGCGGTGTTCAGGCCGTGGCCGAGCGGGCGCACCTGAATCCTACCCAGCTCTATCGCACGCTGTCGCCAAAGGGCAATCCGGCGCTCAGCAGCCTGTCGGCCATTCTCGAGGCGATGGGAATGCGGCTGGCGGTGCAGCCATTGAACACATCTGCTCACGCGACCTGA